In Mycolicibacterium mucogenicum DSM 44124, the following are encoded in one genomic region:
- a CDS encoding glycosyltransferase family 4 protein: protein MPDHPQQPAGSPDEIRSVLLLCWRDTGHPQGGGSETYLQRIGAQLAESGVRVTLRTARYRGASRTEVVDGIRISRGGGRLSVYIWAGLAMVLARVGLGPLRGVRPDVVIDSQNGIPFLARLAYGRRAMVLVHHCHRDQWPVAGRLMSRFGWFVESRLSPRLHRGNQYVTVSLPSARDLVDLGVDASRIAVVRNGVDLAPAASLSLPRATEPRIVVLSRLVPHKQIEDVLDAVALLAPVVPGLRLDVVGGGWWDERLVAHARRLGISSAVTFHGHVDEATKHEVLQQAWVHALPSRKEGWALAVIEAAQHGVPTVGYRSSGGLTDSIVDGVTGLLVDDHRGLVTALETLLTDAVLRDQLGTKAQVRAAEFSWPQSASAMLTVAEAVRDGKFVNGIV from the coding sequence ATGCCAGACCACCCCCAGCAGCCCGCTGGATCTCCTGACGAGATCCGGTCGGTGCTGCTGCTCTGCTGGCGCGACACCGGCCACCCCCAGGGCGGCGGTAGCGAGACGTATCTGCAGCGCATCGGCGCGCAGCTGGCCGAGTCCGGGGTGCGGGTGACGCTGCGGACCGCGCGCTATCGCGGGGCGTCGCGCACCGAGGTCGTCGACGGCATCCGGATCAGTCGCGGCGGCGGCCGGTTGTCGGTCTACATCTGGGCGGGGCTGGCCATGGTCCTGGCGCGTGTCGGGCTGGGTCCGCTGCGGGGCGTCCGGCCAGATGTGGTGATCGATTCGCAGAACGGCATCCCGTTTCTGGCGCGCCTGGCGTACGGCCGACGGGCGATGGTGCTGGTGCATCACTGCCACCGCGACCAGTGGCCGGTAGCTGGACGGTTGATGAGCAGGTTCGGCTGGTTCGTGGAGTCGCGGCTCTCGCCCCGTCTGCATCGGGGCAACCAATACGTGACGGTGTCGCTGCCGTCGGCCCGGGACCTGGTGGACCTGGGTGTCGACGCTTCGCGGATCGCCGTCGTGCGCAACGGGGTCGACCTCGCGCCGGCGGCCTCCCTGTCGCTGCCCAGAGCGACCGAGCCCCGCATCGTCGTGCTGTCGCGGTTGGTGCCGCACAAGCAGATCGAGGACGTGCTCGACGCCGTCGCTCTGCTGGCGCCGGTGGTCCCGGGACTGCGCCTGGACGTCGTCGGCGGCGGCTGGTGGGACGAGCGGCTGGTCGCGCACGCCCGTCGGCTCGGCATCAGCTCGGCGGTCACGTTCCACGGCCACGTCGATGAGGCCACCAAACACGAAGTGCTGCAACAGGCTTGGGTCCATGCCTTGCCGTCGCGCAAGGAAGGCTGGGCACTGGCTGTCATCGAGGCCGCCCAGCATGGCGTGCCCACGGTCGGCTATCGGTCCTCGGGCGGCCTGACCGACTCGATCGTCGACGGCGTCACGGGCCTGCTGGTCGACGACCACCGCGGTCTGGTCACCGCGCTCGAGACCCTGCTGACCGACGCCGTCCTGCGCGATCAGCTGGGTACCAAGGCGCAGGTGCGGGCTGCCGAATTCTCGTGGCCGCAAAGCGCTTCCGCGATGCTGACCGTTGCGGAGGCGGTCCGGGACGGCAAGTTCGTCAACGGGATCGTCTGA
- a CDS encoding sugar transferase, with protein sequence MTLSTFGLTRLASSRTVWQPHYARRVLITDAATIVLAMLFAQWVRFGGAGYGPSASMLYTGYSLALACLWLGVLTLHHARSASILGCGIEEYRRVVAASFWTFGVIAIVALLARLEIARGYLALAFPLGTIGLLIGRKLWRRRVRARRQAGECLTSVLAIGDRDAIAVLATELMNDPGDGYVVVGAGIPGDPDARGDVIRIGDRMIPIFGDENDALGALGDRCAADTVALTDAEHFGVAGIQRLTWRLEASDVDLVVSPGLLDVAGARLAMRPVAGMPLLHVEKPQYHGAKSFLKKAFDFGFALAALIGTAPLLVLAAIAIKMTSRGPVFYRSERIGLDGEPFTMIKFRSMVVDAEERLEDLLPSNEMAGGVMFKMRDDPRVTLVGKVLRRYSIDELPQFINVLKQDMSVVGPRPPLRREVETYNGDIRRKLLVKPGVTGLWQISGRSNLTWDKAVRLDLSYVDNWSMLTDVGIILKTVSVVARGDGAY encoded by the coding sequence ATGACGCTTTCGACGTTCGGGCTCACGCGGCTGGCGAGTTCACGCACCGTCTGGCAGCCGCATTACGCGCGTCGCGTGCTGATCACCGACGCCGCGACCATCGTCCTCGCGATGCTGTTCGCGCAGTGGGTCCGGTTCGGCGGAGCGGGCTACGGCCCGTCGGCATCCATGCTCTATACCGGGTATTCACTGGCGCTGGCGTGCCTGTGGCTGGGCGTTCTGACGCTCCATCACGCCCGTTCCGCGTCGATCCTCGGCTGTGGCATCGAAGAGTATCGCCGCGTCGTCGCCGCATCCTTCTGGACGTTCGGGGTCATCGCGATCGTGGCGCTGCTGGCGCGGCTCGAGATCGCGCGCGGTTACCTGGCCCTGGCGTTCCCGTTGGGCACGATCGGGCTGCTCATCGGACGCAAGCTGTGGCGGCGCCGGGTTCGTGCGCGCCGGCAGGCGGGCGAATGCCTGACATCCGTTCTCGCCATTGGTGATCGGGATGCCATCGCGGTCCTGGCGACCGAACTCATGAACGACCCCGGCGACGGTTATGTGGTGGTCGGCGCCGGCATCCCGGGAGACCCCGACGCGCGCGGCGACGTCATCAGAATCGGTGACCGGATGATCCCGATCTTCGGTGACGAGAACGACGCCCTCGGTGCGCTCGGCGACCGCTGCGCCGCCGACACCGTGGCGCTGACCGACGCCGAGCACTTCGGTGTCGCCGGAATCCAGCGACTCACCTGGCGCCTCGAGGCCTCCGACGTCGACCTGGTGGTGTCGCCCGGCCTGCTCGACGTCGCCGGTGCGCGACTCGCGATGCGACCGGTGGCCGGCATGCCGCTGCTGCACGTGGAGAAGCCGCAGTACCACGGCGCCAAGAGCTTCCTGAAGAAGGCGTTCGACTTCGGATTCGCGCTGGCGGCGCTGATCGGGACGGCGCCCCTGCTGGTGCTCGCGGCCATCGCCATCAAGATGACCAGTCGCGGCCCGGTGTTCTACCGGTCGGAACGCATCGGGTTGGACGGTGAGCCGTTCACGATGATCAAGTTCCGCAGCATGGTGGTCGACGCGGAGGAGCGCCTCGAAGACCTGCTTCCCTCGAATGAGATGGCCGGTGGCGTCATGTTCAAGATGCGCGACGACCCGCGGGTGACGCTGGTCGGAAAGGTGTTGCGCCGCTACAGCATCGACGAACTGCCGCAGTTCATCAACGTGCTCAAGCAGGACATGAGCGTCGTCGGCCCGCGGCCACCGCTACGCCGTGAGGTCGAGACCTACAACGGTGACATCAGGCGCAAGCTGCTCGTCAAACCGGGCGTGACGGGGCTGTGGCAGATCAGTGGCCGGTCGAACCTCACGTGGGACAAGGCTGTGCGCCTTGATCTTTCGTACGTCGACAACTGGTCGATGCTGACCGATGTCGGCATCATCCTGAAGACCGTCAGTGTGGTGGCTCGCGGCGACGGGGCGTACTGA
- a CDS encoding class I SAM-dependent methyltransferase gives MNRWGAKRLVITRERATLARSIRLLSEFRFEQSDPARFYGGLARDTVALVDGLWRDLNGAAPDGATVLDVGGGPGYFATEFSSAGMTYVGVEPDPREMHAGPAAQPDGAGTFVRASGMALPFADASVDVCLSSNVAEHVREPWLMGREMLRVTRPGGLVILSYTVWLGPFGGHEMGLTHYLGGRRAAEMYTRKHGHRPKNDYGSSLFAVSAAAGLEWARSTGALVAAFPRYHPRWAWRATSVPVLQEFLTSNLVLVLQPS, from the coding sequence GTGAATCGCTGGGGCGCCAAACGACTGGTCATCACGCGTGAGCGGGCCACCCTCGCCCGCTCGATCCGCCTGCTCAGCGAGTTCCGTTTCGAGCAGAGCGACCCCGCCCGCTTCTATGGCGGCCTCGCCCGGGACACCGTCGCCCTGGTGGACGGCCTGTGGCGCGACCTCAACGGAGCCGCACCCGACGGCGCCACGGTGCTCGACGTCGGCGGCGGTCCCGGCTACTTCGCCACCGAATTCTCCAGCGCCGGAATGACATACGTCGGCGTCGAACCCGACCCTCGGGAGATGCATGCCGGCCCGGCCGCCCAACCCGATGGCGCCGGCACCTTCGTGCGCGCCTCGGGCATGGCCCTGCCGTTCGCCGACGCCAGCGTCGACGTCTGCCTGTCGTCGAACGTCGCCGAGCACGTCCGCGAACCGTGGCTGATGGGCCGGGAGATGTTGCGGGTCACCCGGCCGGGCGGGCTGGTGATCCTGTCCTACACGGTGTGGCTGGGCCCCTTCGGTGGCCACGAGATGGGGCTGACGCACTACCTCGGCGGCCGGCGGGCCGCCGAGATGTACACCCGCAAACACGGCCACCGGCCGAAGAACGACTACGGATCGTCGTTGTTCGCGGTGTCTGCCGCAGCTGGGCTGGAGTGGGCGCGCAGCACGGGGGCGCTGGTCGCCGCATTCCCCCGCTACCACCCGCGATGGGCCTGGCGTGCGACTTCTGTACCGGTGTTACAGGAGTTCTT